In a genomic window of Diadema setosum chromosome 3, eeDiaSeto1, whole genome shotgun sequence:
- the LOC140247020 gene encoding glycoprotein 3-alpha-L-fucosyltransferase A-like, with amino-acid sequence MRLRRNIGTLILVTFVVSLYQLITLLSDVDEHTARKFLSLSMELKREYSASNDARRRVVVNAPATIKRNDNVAESKRNLGIVANESKIILTSSRGRANASLRMQIVTHGSKTTHSSTCYRRVHLWCDRKGELGFKPGVHNIRCPGSRCDVTLSVDTKFDTMQKSEAVILYHWTKWDWASMHRYRPAGQKWVFYTLESPLHTKKRVIPPPEFYYNSYDYVMSFRFDSDFRADYGQYVDGKPELGPGDERNWAENRTKLVVWMASNCGATSWPRTALVKKLAKYIPVDMYGRCGNLTCQRGSKECDRKLAQYKFFLALENSECTDYITEKFWIQSLVRGLVPIVHGPPRSDYEKVAPPNSFIHIQDFATVRELAAYIRRVDGDDVLYNSYFAWKKKGSLKPYGTGPNIMCQVGDRLVADEKALANGTYSPTPQKDWKQWWTQSCRSFGKIPD; translated from the exons ATGAGATTACGGAGAAACATCGGCACGCTCATCCTAGTGACGTTTGTCGTGAGTCTCTATCAGTTGATCACCTTACTCAGTGATGTGGACGAGCATACGGCCAGAAAGTTCTTATCTCTGTCGATGGAGCTGAAAAGAGAATACTCAGCTAGTAACGACGCGAGGAGACGCGTTGTTGTGAATGCACCAGCTACGATTAAGCGGAACGACAATGTTGCAGAGTCAAAAAGAAACCTTGGGATTGTCGCGAATGAGTCAAAGATCATCTTGACTAGCTCGAGGGGTCGTGCTAATGCCAGTCTACGCATGCAGATTGTCACACATGGGTCAAAAACCACCCACTCTTCGACCTGCTACAGACGAGTGCATCTTTGGTGCGACCGTAAGGGCGAACTTGGTTTTAAGCCAGGCGTCCACAATATCAGGTGTCCCGGAAGTAGGTGTGACGTCACACTCAGTGTAGACACGAAATTCGACACAATGCAAAAGAGCGAGGCGGTCATCCTTTACCATTGGACTAAATGGGATTGGGCAAGCATGCATCGCTACCGCCCGGCTGGGCAAAAGTGGGTGTTCTACACCTTGGAAAGTCCTCTCCATACGAAAAAGCGCGTCATCCCTCCGCCAGAGTTTTACTACAACTCGTACGATTACGTCATGTCGTTTCGATTCGACTCCGACTTCCGAGCCGACTACGGACAGTACGTCGACGGGAAGCCGGAACTCGGTCCGGGAGACGAGAGAAACTGGGCCGAGAATCGGACGAAACTCGTGGTGTGGATGGCGTCCAACTGCGGCGCAACATCCTGGCCGCGAACTGCCCTGGTGAAGAAGCTAGCTAA GTACATCCCTGTCGATATGTACGGCCGGTGCGGGAATCTCACATGCCAAAGGGGTTCCAAGGAGTGCGATCGCAAGCTAGCCCAGTACAAGTTTTTCTTGGCGCTGGAAAACAGCGAGTGCACGGATTACATTACGGAAAAGTTCTGGATCCAGTCGCTGGTTCGCGGTCTCGTGCCAATAGTCCATGGCCCGCCGCGCTCTGACTACGAGAAAGTCGCTCCCCCGAACTCATTCATTCACATTCAGGACTTCGCGACGGTTAGAGAACTTGCAGCATACATCCGCCGTGTCGACGGGGACGACGTGCTGTACAATTCGTATTTTGCATGGAAAAAGAAGGGATCCCTGAAACCATACGGGACGGGACCGAACATCATGTGTCAGGTGGGGGATAGGCTGGTAGCGGACGAAAAAGCACTGGCCAACGGGACCTACTCGCCTACGCCACAGAAGGACTGGAAGCAATGGTGGACACAGTCGTGCAGGAGTTTTGGGAAAATACCCGACTAG